Proteins encoded within one genomic window of Kibdelosporangium phytohabitans:
- a CDS encoding polyprenyl synthetase family protein, protein MLKTQAVRPARLEMMAAIETRLSGFLAAERERWAAVDPRCAVPVDAVAGLVAAGGKRWRPAFCVSGFLAAGGPEAETETLLDAAAAIELVHAAALIHDDVLDDSPLRRGAPTVHTTHIATHAGAGWLGESRRYGEGTAILAGDLAMVYAGRLTAGLPDVARPVWDEMLTEIQIGQYLDMAVAAECVVDPAVSRWVAVCKSGRYSIHRPLLLGAAIAGRPQLATQFAEYGEALGEAFQLRDDLIDTFGDSAATGKPVGSDLAQHKMTLLLAMACGRDDRLRALVAEQEWDTEAIRLRLVDGGAREEIERRIGELVRWAREAIAQAGLDPAWQAELTEMATEVAYRNR, encoded by the coding sequence ATGCTGAAAACACAAGCGGTTCGACCGGCCCGGCTGGAGATGATGGCCGCGATCGAGACGAGGCTCAGCGGTTTCCTCGCCGCCGAACGCGAGCGGTGGGCCGCGGTCGACCCGCGCTGCGCGGTCCCGGTTGACGCGGTCGCCGGGCTGGTGGCGGCGGGCGGCAAGCGGTGGCGCCCGGCGTTCTGCGTCAGCGGTTTCCTCGCCGCGGGCGGCCCCGAGGCGGAAACCGAGACCCTGCTGGACGCCGCGGCGGCGATCGAACTGGTGCACGCCGCCGCGCTCATCCACGACGACGTGCTCGACGACTCGCCGTTGCGCCGTGGCGCCCCGACCGTGCACACGACGCACATCGCCACGCACGCCGGCGCGGGGTGGCTCGGTGAGTCACGCCGTTACGGCGAAGGCACCGCCATCCTCGCTGGTGACTTGGCGATGGTGTACGCGGGCAGGCTCACCGCCGGCCTGCCGGACGTGGCCAGGCCGGTGTGGGACGAGATGCTCACCGAGATCCAGATCGGGCAGTACCTGGACATGGCGGTGGCCGCGGAGTGCGTGGTCGACCCGGCGGTGTCCCGCTGGGTCGCGGTGTGCAAGTCCGGCCGGTACAGCATCCACCGCCCGCTGCTGCTCGGCGCCGCGATCGCGGGACGCCCGCAGCTGGCGACCCAGTTCGCCGAGTACGGTGAGGCGCTGGGGGAGGCGTTCCAGCTGCGGGACGACCTGATCGACACCTTCGGCGACAGCGCGGCGACCGGCAAACCGGTCGGCTCGGATCTGGCGCAGCACAAGATGACTCTGCTGCTGGCGATGGCGTGCGGCCGGGACGACCGGCTGCGCGCGCTGGTCGCCGAGCAGGAGTGGGACACCGAAGCGATCCGTCTCAGGCTCGTGGACGGCGGCGCGCGCGAGGAGATCGAACGCCGGATCGGCGAACTCGTGCGCTGGGCCCGTGAGGCGATCGCGCAGGCCGGGCTGGATCCGGCGTGGCAGGCCGAACTGACCGAGATGGCGACCGAGGTCGCCTACCGCAACCGCTGA
- a CDS encoding 1-deoxy-D-xylulose-5-phosphate synthase — protein sequence MALLETVRGPARLRELTLDELTALAGEIRTFLIDRVSATGGHLGPNLGVVELTIALHTVFDSPRDRLLWDTGHQSYVHKILTGRQAGFARLRKSDGLSGYPSQAESEHDLVENSHASTALSYADGLARADAHLGRTDRAVVAVIGDGAMTGGMAWEALNNIAGGPDRPLVIVLNDNERSYAPTVGGFAEHLADLRAGNGPGVFGRFGLDYIGPVDGHDIEAVQDALRQARAAGCPVVVHVITAKGRGFEHTENNELDLGHAIKPMDPQTGQALGKSTPSFTSVFASTLVELAEQRPDLVAITAAMTEPTGLLALQRRLPDRVVDVGIAEQHAVTMAAGLSMGGVHPVVAIYSTFVNRALDQLLMDVALHRRPVTFVLDRSGVTGDDGPSHNGMWDLSVLQVVPGLRIAAPRDGTRLAELLREAVAWSEGPTLLRFPKGPAGDDIPAVTTFGGMDVLRRDGSLDVMIVAVGALATLALAVADGVRAQGIGVTVVDPRWVTPVNPALADMARRHRLAITVEDNSRTGGVGSAVAQTLRDNGVGTPMREFGIPRRFLGHGSRAEVLAACGLTAQDISRAVVELVADLDAEPAPDGVELDAEGSTW from the coding sequence ATGGCATTGCTGGAAACCGTGCGCGGCCCGGCGCGGCTGCGTGAACTGACGCTCGACGAGCTCACCGCGCTCGCCGGTGAGATCCGCACGTTCCTGATCGACCGGGTCAGCGCCACCGGCGGTCACCTCGGGCCCAACCTCGGGGTGGTGGAGCTGACCATCGCGCTGCACACCGTGTTCGACTCGCCGCGCGACCGGCTGCTGTGGGACACCGGGCACCAGTCCTATGTGCACAAGATCCTCACCGGGCGGCAGGCCGGATTCGCGCGGCTGCGCAAGTCCGACGGCCTGTCGGGCTACCCGAGCCAGGCCGAGTCCGAGCACGACCTGGTGGAGAACTCGCACGCGTCGACCGCGTTGTCGTACGCCGACGGCCTGGCCAGGGCGGACGCCCACCTCGGCCGTACCGACCGCGCTGTCGTGGCGGTGATCGGCGACGGCGCCATGACCGGTGGGATGGCGTGGGAAGCGCTCAACAACATCGCCGGTGGCCCGGACCGGCCGTTGGTCATCGTGCTCAACGACAACGAACGCTCCTACGCGCCGACCGTGGGCGGATTCGCCGAACACCTGGCGGATCTGCGCGCGGGCAACGGGCCGGGCGTGTTCGGGCGGTTCGGGCTCGACTACATCGGCCCGGTCGACGGGCACGACATCGAAGCCGTCCAGGACGCGCTGCGGCAGGCCCGTGCGGCGGGCTGTCCGGTGGTGGTGCACGTGATCACCGCAAAGGGCCGCGGTTTCGAGCACACCGAGAACAACGAACTGGACCTCGGGCACGCCATCAAGCCGATGGACCCGCAGACCGGGCAGGCGCTGGGCAAGTCCACGCCGTCGTTCACGTCGGTGTTCGCGTCGACGCTCGTCGAGCTGGCCGAGCAGCGCCCGGACCTGGTCGCGATCACCGCCGCGATGACCGAGCCGACCGGGCTGCTCGCGTTGCAGCGCAGGCTCCCTGACCGGGTCGTGGACGTCGGCATCGCCGAACAGCACGCGGTCACGATGGCCGCCGGGTTGTCCATGGGCGGTGTGCACCCGGTCGTGGCCATCTATTCGACGTTCGTCAACCGGGCGCTGGACCAGTTGCTGATGGACGTGGCGCTGCACCGCCGCCCGGTGACGTTCGTGCTCGACCGGTCCGGCGTGACCGGCGACGACGGCCCGAGCCACAACGGCATGTGGGATCTCTCCGTGCTGCAGGTCGTTCCCGGCCTGCGGATCGCCGCGCCGAGGGACGGCACGCGGCTGGCCGAGCTGCTGCGGGAAGCCGTGGCGTGGTCGGAGGGCCCGACGCTGCTGCGGTTCCCGAAAGGCCCGGCCGGCGACGACATCCCCGCCGTGACCACGTTCGGTGGAATGGACGTGCTGCGCCGCGACGGATCGCTGGACGTGATGATCGTGGCGGTCGGCGCGCTGGCCACGTTGGCGCTCGCCGTCGCGGACGGCGTCCGGGCGCAAGGCATCGGCGTGACGGTGGTCGACCCGAGGTGGGTCACGCCGGTGAATCCCGCGCTGGCCGACATGGCCCGCCGCCACCGGCTCGCCATCACGGTCGAGGACAACAGCCGCACCGGTGGCGTGGGTTCCGCGGTGGCGCAGACGTTGCGTGACAACGGGGTCGGCACGCCGATGCGGGAGTTCGGCATCCCGCGGCGGTTCCTCGGGCACGGCTCACGCGCCGAGGTGCTC
- the ispH gene encoding 4-hydroxy-3-methylbut-2-enyl diphosphate reductase, which yields MNSGKKVLLVEPRSFCAGVRRAIAIIDLALERHGAPIYVRKEIVHNHYVVRQFERRGVTFVDSEQEVPEGAVCVFSAHGVSPQVRQNAKARNLDVLDATCPLVSKVHQEALRFAKDGRTLLLVGHDGHEEVEGTFGHAPDRTIIVETVEDAEALDLPADAPLAFLTQTTLSVDETKDIIAVLQRRFTDLRGPATDDICYASQNRQDGIRAVVSRSDLVLVVGSRNSSNSIRMVEVAERLGTSSYLVPDVTEFDESWLAGVGTIAVSAGASAPEILVEQLLDRLAELGYADVELEQVAEENIVFSPPARLTVPVV from the coding sequence ATGAATTCCGGTAAGAAGGTTCTGCTTGTCGAGCCGCGCAGTTTCTGCGCGGGTGTCCGGCGGGCGATAGCCATCATCGATCTCGCGCTCGAACGGCACGGGGCGCCGATCTACGTCCGCAAGGAAATCGTGCACAACCATTACGTGGTGCGCCAGTTCGAGCGCCGCGGCGTGACGTTCGTCGATTCCGAGCAGGAGGTGCCGGAAGGCGCGGTGTGCGTGTTCTCCGCACACGGTGTCTCGCCGCAGGTTCGCCAGAACGCCAAGGCACGCAACCTCGACGTGCTCGACGCGACGTGCCCGCTGGTGTCGAAGGTGCACCAGGAAGCACTGCGGTTCGCCAAGGACGGGCGGACGCTGCTGCTGGTCGGGCACGACGGGCACGAGGAAGTGGAAGGCACCTTCGGGCACGCGCCCGACCGGACGATCATCGTCGAGACAGTCGAGGACGCCGAGGCGCTGGACCTGCCTGCGGACGCCCCGCTGGCCTTCCTCACCCAGACCACGCTCTCGGTCGACGAGACCAAGGACATCATCGCGGTGCTGCAGCGCCGGTTCACCGACCTGCGCGGCCCGGCGACCGACGACATCTGCTACGCCAGCCAGAACCGGCAGGACGGCATCCGCGCCGTGGTCAGCCGCAGCGACCTCGTCCTCGTGGTCGGGTCACGCAACTCCAGCAACTCGATCAGGATGGTCGAGGTCGCCGAGCGGCTGGGCACCAGCTCCTACCTGGTGCCGGACGTGACCGAGTTCGACGAGAGCTGGCTGGCCGGCGTCGGCACGATCGCGGTCAGCGCCGGGGCGAGCGCGCCGGAGATCCTCGTCGAGCAACTGCTGGACCGGTTGGCCGAACTGGGTTACGCGGACGTCGAACTCGAGCAGGTGGCCGAGGAGAACATCGTCTTCTCCCCACCGGCGCGGCTCACAGTGCCTGTCGTTTGA